Proteins from a single region of Oncorhynchus kisutch isolate 150728-3 unplaced genomic scaffold, Okis_V2 Okis01b-Okis20b_hom, whole genome shotgun sequence:
- the LOC109885787 gene encoding zinc finger protein 239-like, translating into MLILGSPTMNSQIYSHPAKEEGVSWTEKEALGLNIVVKEEEEENITLKEEEEAFRIKQEEEEAITLKEEDVIVKEEKEPFGVKEEDEAISIKEKEEDVLGVKREEVEAEEVEAGDLIDTREKPDSHSDSGKSPSGEPDPVTPKPARKHHCSHCGKSFTWLGYLKRHERTHTGEKPFQCSQCGKSFTVLVNLKRHERIHTGEKPYQCSQCGKSFTQLGNLKQHEWTHTEEKPYHCFQCENRFSRSVDLKAHERTHTGEKPFQCSQCGKSFTVVANLKRHERIHTGEKPFQCSHCGKSFTQLGHLKKHKWTHTGEKPYHCSHCGKRFSRSGDLKTHETTHIGEKPFHCSQCGKSYVKSQYLKEHKRIHTQGKSLTQCS; encoded by the exons ATGCTAATTTTAGGTAGCCCAACCATGAACTCACAAATATACTCCCATCCTGCTAAAGAAGAGGGGGTCtcctggacggagaaagaagctctgggtCTGAACATTGTCgtaaaagaagaggaagaggagaatatTACactgaaagaagaggaagaagctttcagaataaaacaggaggaagaggaggctatcACGTTGAAAGAAGAGgatgttatagtgaaagaagagaaagaaccttttggagtgaaagaggaagatgaGGCTATCTCAAtaaaagagaaggaggaagatgtTTTGGGAGTGAAAAGGGAGGAGGTTGAAGCAGAGGAAGTGGAGGCTGGAGATCTGATTGACACTA GAGAGAAACCAGACTCTCACTCTGACAGcgggaagagtccttcaggggaaccagacccagTGACGCCCAAACCAGCAAGAAAACATCActgttcccactgtggaaagagttttacctggTTAGGGTACCTAAAacggcatgagaggacacacacaggagaaaagcctttccaatgttctcagtgtggaaagagttttaccgtGTTAGTTAACCTGAaaaggcatgagagaatacacactggagaaaagccttaccaatgttcccaatgtggaaagagttttactcagttagGGAACCTAAAACAGCATGAGTGGACACACACAGAagaaaagccttaccactgcttccAATGTGAAAATAGATTTTCACGATCAGTGGACCTAAAAGCtcatgagagaacacacacaggagaaaagcctttccaatgttcccagtgtggaaagagttttaccgtGGTAGCTAACCTGAaaaggcatgagagaatacacactggagaaaagccattccaatgttcccattgtggaaagagttttactcagttagGGCACTTAAAAAAGCACAAGTGGACAcatacaggagaaaagccttatcactgttcccactgtggaaagagatTTTCACGATCAGGGGACCTAAAAACTCACGAGACAACACACATAGGAGAAAAACCTTTCCActgttcccaatgtggaaagagttATGTTAAGTCACAGTACCTAAAAGAgcataagagaatacacacacaggggaaaagcCTTACCCAATGTTCTTAG